The nucleotide sequence ATGCTAGCTGGAGACCCAAGGCAGACTGAGTCTGAAAAGTGGATGAGATATAGTGCTAGAAGATGGAGACAGAAAGCGTACAGGTGAAACTTCTTGATTATTCCGATTAGATGTTTTACATGTGGTGCAGTCGTGGCAGATAAGTGGGAGCCATTTAGTAATAGGGTAATGGGTGGAGAGGATCCTGAGAAAGTGCTAACTGAGCTTGGTGTAAATAGATATTGTTGTAGAAGGATGCTTTTATCCCACGTTAATATTATAAGGGAAATTATACATTATACTAGACCAATTTAGGTGATTTAAATGTCGGAGAAGGAGAGAGGAACAGAATTAAGTGAGGAGGAGAAGGCTGAGCTTCAAAAGACAGAGAAAGGGACAGTAATAGAATTATTAGTTCCGTTGGACACTTATTTATCTGCAGGAGTTCACATAGGTACTCACACATGTACTCGATATATGGAAAGGTTTATCTATAGGGTAAGACCTGAGGGACTTTATGTACTTGATGTTAGAAAAA is from Sulfolobus acidocaldarius DSM 639 and encodes:
- a CDS encoding DNA-directed RNA polymerase subunit N; translation: MIIPIRCFTCGAVVADKWEPFSNRVMGGEDPEKVLTELGVNRYCCRRMLLSHVNIIREIIHYTRPI